From the genome of Bombus fervidus isolate BK054 chromosome 19, iyBomFerv1, whole genome shotgun sequence, one region includes:
- the LOC139996893 gene encoding uncharacterized protein has product MINKLLLSFWILGCISLYGDPTVAQEWPTPLDESADEKNDAEIFRAVVESMRQWTLHKQFHHRTKREVSKVCYEDVGCFEDTGPFSYLEMLPSPPKDVGTRFLVYGSRKARSIPMEVPADDINDNAHRAIDPDLPTKVIVHGFGSSCDHVWVYEMRSALMTVHECNIVCVDWGPGSAVPNYVRAAANTRLVGRQLAKLVRSLNVPLEKVHLIGFSLGAHVAGFAGAELGNVSRITGLDPAGPLFESQDPRARLDKTDANFVDVIHSNGEQLLLGGLGSWQPMGDVDFYPNGGRMQTGCSNLFLGAVSDIIWSSAVEGRSLCNHRRAYKLFTDSVSPKCRFPAFPCDNGYDGLLRGECFPCGANSMGGPCGDMGYYSDESPARGQLYLVTRDEEPFCAHQYQVKVYNSRGERPTRSYGKLQVTLVGEGSFNDTFAMTRKDEELLVGSILQKIVVPHPAISNLEAIEIKYTAYSGWISSGLVSWSIDKVAIIDSFGKTLSVCKKSLSLESGKPVLLPLFAGECNVPVESDNSTSPALERLLQEKPGGIGPFTKEQNYEAKDSIPIEAFSKERIASLSSSKGLGPFTKERNVRIIERKESFKTNNFEETGDRGGSSNPWNIVDISSDGDSNSLENSETEKGRGFSGSNLFAKSPSPNPSVEPTTEFLPEIREPVLQIDKKETGRSLKFPEITEPILRPRSARQNTRNEIHGREKQKEELQETSSTSRAFTVQFLPERLAGILAQAERYARQTLLPLISQYTPSFVTGSRYEEPKYFPPLGEIASEDQGPNEPESTTTNYQQDFERQNRDESVLREGRTMNSSNATSMEVPAIIEANYQEKETINSTRIDESNEWIPMERSTVLTTLSRKDFNASRSLNWEHEKYNWSTQTSESSTSKVDDWVPITIRSEIEIPEALNNVSNEISLSRVGTDIQNKAVQAEAATIKDSRNNSDEAVTSGKDERKYIPLIDPNTKELSSTSVNDIIDVGPSSSSTSSTYSPHSHIQKIPRPIETRSSKPSLTRRSMVFPYAYEKKKDPRTRYIPLIPEEDFGRPYFSVDRER; this is encoded by the exons GAGACCCGACGGTTGCGCAAGAGTGGCCGACGCCTCTCGACGAATCCGCGGACGAGAAGAACGATGCCGAAATTTTTCGAGCGGTCGTCGAATCTATGCGACAGTGGACGTTGCACAAGCAATTTCATCATAGGACCAAGAGAGAAGTCTCGAAGGTTTGCTACGAGGATGTCGGCTGTTTCGAAGACACAGGACCGTTCAGTTACCTGGAGATGCTCCCGTCACCACCTAAGGATGTTGGCACTAG ATTTCTAGTGTACGGTAGCAGAAAGGCAAGATCGATTCCGATGGAAGTTCCCGCCGATGACATAAACGATAACGCACACCGTGCCATAGATCCCGATCTACCCACCAAAGTGATCGTGCATGGATTCGGATCCAGCTGCGATCATGTCTGGGTTTATGAAATGAGATCCGCGCTAATGACTGTGCATGAATGTAATATAG TATGCGTCGACTGGGGACCAGGAAGCGCAGTTCCCAACTACGTGAGGGCGGCTGCCAACACTCGTCTGGTCGGCCGACAATTAGCCAAGCTGGTGCGAAGTTTGAACGTACCTTTGGAGAAGGTTCATTTGATCGGTTTCAGCCTGGGTGCTCACGTGGCTGGATTTGCTGGCGCTGAGCTGGGAAACGTCTCCAGAATCACAG GATTAGATCCTGCAGGACCACTGTTCGAGTCTCAGGATCCTAGAGCCCGACTCGACAAAACGGATGCCAACTTCGTCGATGTGATTCACAGCAACGGTGAACAACTGTTGCTCGGTGGTTTGGGATCCTGGCAGCCTATGGGTGACGTCGATTTCTATCCCAACGGGGGCAGAATGCAGACAGGCTGCTCGAATCTGTTCCTTGGTGCCGTATCGGATATTATCTGGT CGAGCGCTGTGGAGGGTAGATCCCTGTGTAACCATCGAAGGGCCTACAAGCTGTTCACCGACTCCGTAAGCCCAAAGTGTCGGTTTCCAGCGTTTCCATGCGACAATGGATACGACGGTCTTCTTCGCGGCGAGTGTTTTCCTTGCGGTGCGAACAGCATGGGCGGACCTTGCGGCGACATGGGCTACTACAGCGATGAATCACCGGCCAGAGGACAACTTTACCTGGTAACGAGAGACGAAGAACCTTTCTGTGCTCACCAGTACCAGGTGAAAGTGTATAATAGTCGCGGCGAAAGACCCACCAGGAGTTACGGGAAACTGCAGGTAACTCTGGTTGGAGAAGGATCTTTTAACGATACGTTTGCGATGACGCGAAAGGACGAAGAGCTTTTGGTTGGCTCGATTCTTCAGAAAATTGTTGTACCGCACCCTGCGATTTCCAATCTGGAAGCTATCGAG ATCAAGTACACGGCGTACAGCGGCTGGATCTCTTCAGGTTTGGTGTCGTGGAGCATCGACAAAGTAGCCATTATCGACAGCTTTGGAAAGACTCTCTCCGTCTGCAAAAAGAGTCTGAGCTTAGAATCTGGGAAACCCGTCCTGCTTCCTCTCTTCGCGGGCGAATGCAACGTTCCTGTGGAATCGGATAACTCAACGTCGCCGGCGTTAGAACGTCTGTTGCAAGAGAAACCAGGTGGTATCGGGCCATTCACCAAAGAACAGAATTACGAGGCGAAAGACAGTATCCCGATAGAAGCGTTCTCGAAGGAGAGAATCGCGTCGTTGTCCTCGTCGAAAGGTTTGGGTCCATTTACCAAGGAGCGAAATGTGCGCATAATCGAGAGGAAGGAAAGTTTTAAGACGAACAACTTCGAGGAAACGGGCGATCGTGGCGGTAGCTCGAACCCTTGGAACATCGTCGACATATCCAGCGATGGAGATTCGAATTCTCTGGAAAATTCAGAGACTGAGAAAGGCAGAGGATTCTCTGGTTCCAATTTGTTCGCTAAAAGTCCTTCTCCGAATCCTTCGGTGGAACCAACGACCGAGTTCCTTCCAGAAATTCGGGAACCTGTACTGCAAATCGATAAGAAGGAAACAGGAAGGTCTTTGAAATTTCCGGAAATCACAGAGCCGATCTTGAGGCCACGCTCGGCGAGACAGAACACCAGAAATGAAATTCACGGTCGTGAAAAGCAGAAGGAAGAATTACAGGAGACTTCCTCGACGTCCAGAGCTTTTACGGTACAATTCTTGCCAGAAAGGTTGGCTGGGATCCTGGCGCAAGCCGAAAGGTATGCTAGGCAAACCCTTCTTCCTCTGATTTCGCAGTACACGCccagtttcgtaactggatcGCGATACGAGGAGCCTAAATATTTTCCACCCTTGGGGGAGATCGCTTCGGAGGATCAAGGGCCCAATGAACCGGAGTCGACTACAACTAACTACCAACAGGACTTTGAACGACAGAACCGAGATGAGTCTGTTTTAAGAGAGGGGAGAACGATGAATTCTTCCAACGCTACGTCGATGGAAGTACCTGCGATTATCGAGGCAAATTATCAGGAGAAAGAGACGATAAATTCAACGAGAATCGACGAAAGCAACGAATGGATACCTATGGAACGTTCCACCGTTTTAACCACCTTATCTAGAAAAGATTTCAACGCGTCCAGGTCTCTGAACTGGGAACACGAAAAGTACAATTGGTCCACGCAAACGTCGGAGAGTAGTACGTCGAAAGTGGACGATTGGGTACCTATTACGATTAGAAGCGAAATTGAAATTCCCGAGGCTCTGAATAACGTCTCTAACGAGATTAGCTTGTCTCGCGTGGGTACCGACATACAGAATAAGGCTGTTCAAGCGGAAGCTGCGACGATAAAGGACTCTAGAAATAATTCAGACGAGGCTGTTACCTCCGGGAAAGACGAGAGAAAGTATATTCCTCTGATCGATCCGAACACGAAAGAATTATCGTCGACGAGCGTGAATGATATCATAGACGTTGGTCCGAGCTCTTCGAGTACGAGCTCTACGTACTCGCCGCACTCTCACATTCAGAAAATCCCCAGACCGATAGAAACGAGAAGTAGCAAACCTAGTTTGACGAGGAGGAGCATGGTCTTCCCTTACGCGtacgagaagaagaaggatcCTAGGACAAGGTACATACCTTTGATACCGGAGGAAGACTTTGGAAGGCCATACTTTTCGGTCGATAGAGAACGCTGA